AAGGGCGCTTGCTGACGTACACGATGTCGTGCGGCTGCAGGCGGACGTCGGCGGCGCCGCCGGTCAGGACGGTGTTGGCGTTGACGACGAAGGTCTCGGGCCGCTGGAGCGAGCCGCGGATGACGAGGACGCGGGTGCGCCAGGCCTTGTCGGCGAAGCCGCCGCGGGCGGCGATGGCGCCGAGCGTGCCGGGCGCGGCAGTGAAGGCGTAGGCACCGGGCCGTTCGACGGCGCCGAGCACATAGACTTCTTTCACCTGGGCGGCCGGGAAGTAGATGTAGTCGTCGGGCTCAAGGGCGATGTTCTGGGAAAGGTCGCCTTGGCCGAAGAGCCGCTCGAAGTCGACGGGCAGCTTGCGGCCGCCGCGGGCGACGAAGCTGCGGGTGAGATCGGCAAGTTCGACGAGCGTGCGCTCGCTGGACATCCCGGTCTCCATCCCCTGGGCGCGGGCGACCGCCTCGAGGAGCGTGGTGGGACGGTCGAGGGTGAACACGCCGCGCTCGGTCACCTTGCCCAGCACGTAGTATTTTTTGCTCTTATACGCCACGGGGACGACGATCACCTGCGGCTCGCGGCGGAACTCGCCGAGCGCCTTGGAAAGGCGGTCGCGCAACTCGTCGACCGTGAGCGCGGCGGCGACGATGTCGGTTGCCTCCAGATAGCTGATACGGCCGTCGGGCCCGATGGGCACCTCCTCGAGCGTAAGCTCCGGGTCGCCAAAGAGGCTGAGGGTGAGGACATCGCCGGGCCCGAGGGTGAGCCGGCGCTGCCATTCGGCCCGCTGGGCGGGGCTGACGACGGAGAAGGAGCCGGCGGCGGCGGGGTCGACAGCAGCCGCCGGGGCGGGGGTGGCGGCGGCGTTGGTGGTCTGCGCGACGAGCTGGGGCGTGCTGAGGCCGACGGCGGCCAGGACGGCGAAGCCGGCCATCCAGCGGGCGAGCCGGCCCTGCGTGAAGGTGGACATCGCGCGGTTGATGACGGCGCCGACGATGTTGCAGCGCGCGTGGCGGAGCGTTTCGAGCTGGCCGCGCGTCTCGGCGGCCTCGGACTTCCCGCTCTCCACGAGCCAGAGAATGTTGGGCAGGTTGGAGGCGAGGAGGACGGACTCCGGGACGGAGGACGGCGGGAGTTCGACGAGGATGACGACGTTCTCGATCTTGCGCCAGACGTTGAGCGCTCCCTGCCACTGCTTGCGGCGCTCGAGATTCCACGTCCAGCCGGGGAGCGGGATGTGGACGAGGGGGTCGGATTCGGGGCCCATAAGCTTTTCGGTGACCTGCGCCGGCGTGAACAACGCGCTGGCGGTCATGGCGGTGAACTCGGAATCAGCCGACACGCCGCGCAGGGTGTCCATTTCGCCGCCGCGGGGCAGGATGGCGCCGAGGTTGCGCCCGGTGTTTTCCATGCGGGGGGCGGTCGCGGCCGTGGCGGTTGCCGTGGCAGTGGCCGTGGCCGTCGCGGCGGCGGCGCCGTTGACGGCGTGGCCGTTGATCTCGGCGCTGTGGGTGGCGGCGGCGTGGGCTTCGGCTTCCGCGGAGGCGGCTTCGGCGCGTTCCTGGGCGCTGACGGTGGCGTCGGCGGTGGGCTTGGTCGCGATGGTGAGGACGCGGAACCCGCATTTGCGGGCGGCGCCGGCGAGGAGCCCAACCCAGGTGGAGCGGCCGTCGCCGGGGCGGGAGGAGGTGATGCCGCAGATGAGGCCGTGGTTGGGGGAGAAGGCGAGGCGGTCCTGGAGGGCTATCCAGGTGCGGAACGCCCAGTCCTCGCGGGCGGCGAGGGACATCTTGCGAAGGTCGCCGAGGGCGGCGAGGACCGGCAGGCCGGTGACGCGGGTGACGTCCTCGCGGGTCTTGAGGCGGCCGTCCACGAACTCGCGGACGAGGACCTCGGCGGCGGCGAGGGCGAGGCCGAGCATGCCGCAGAAGGCGGCCAGCGCGGCGATCTTCAGCCACGGGCGCTGGACGCTGAGCGTGTCGCCGGAGGCGGGTACGGTGATGCGAAAGGCCCCGGGGGGATTGGCCTTGAAGAGGTCGATCTGCTGGTGGCGGTACATCAGCTGCATGCGCATGCTCTCGACCTGGCGGACGCGGAAGAGGGCGATCTCGAACTCATCGCGCGAGACGACGCGGCCGGGCGCGGCGGCGCTGGGCAGCCGGTTGGCGGTGGCGGCGCTGACGCCGGTGGCGGACTCGGCTTCGAGGGCGGCGATGGTGGCGCGCTGCTGTTTCACGAGCGGGTGCGCGTCGGTGTAGCGGGTGAGGAGCTTGGCGAGTTCGTCGCGGGCCGCCTGGACCTTCTCCGAGCCGCGCTCGGCGGCGGTGAGGCCGCCCGGGCTGAGGCGTTCGGCGCCATCGGCGAGGCGCGGCATGTTCTTCTGCGCGGCGGCGAGCTGCGCCTCGGCCTCGGCGAGGTCCTTGCTGACGTAGCCAGCGGCCTCGGCCGCCTCCTGCGCCTGCAGTTCCTGGGTGAACCTCACAACCTCGCGGGCGAAGGCGTTGGCGAGGTTGGTGGTGGCGCCGGCGTCGGTGCCGGTGGCGGTCACGTTCATGACGCCGGTGTTGCGTTCGGGGACGACGCGCATGTGCGCGAGCACCTCGGCGCTGGTGAGCTTGGGGTTGAGTTGCTGGCCGACGCGGCGCAGGAACGCGGGATCCTCGAGCCGGCTGATGAGCGTGGGCACGTCGACCGGGCGCGGACGGAACGCGTCGTTGGCGACCGGCGGGTCGTACTTCACCATCTGGACAGAGGACGAGAACGTCATCTGCCAGAGCCAGGAACCGATGCCGAAGCCGACGCCGCAGCCGAGGATGGTGGCGAAGAACAGGGTCGGCCAGCGCTTCAGAGCCGGGCGGAGCAACGACGGCGCGTCGACCTTGAGGCCGCGACCTCGGGCCTCCTCGGCGAAAAGGCCGGGCTCTTCGGGCTCGAGGGAAGGACGGCCGGCAGGGCCGGAGCGGTGAAAGCCGGACGAGCGGGCGCCGGGCTGGTCATGTTGGGGGGAGTTTTCGTCGTGGCCTAAATTCATGTCGCGTGGGTTCCGGACCGTTGGTGCGAGCGATAGCTCGGGCAGATGATAACGGCGGGGATGGCCCTCCCCAGTGGGTGGGGACCTACATCCAAATGGGGCCGAACCCACCGGCGGGCGTCGCCCGCCGGAGAGAAAGTGGCCGTCGGAGTGAAAGTGGCCTTCGGAGGGAAAGTGAGAGTGAGTGTGAAAGTGGGGCGGCTGTGGAGTGACTGGGCCGATCTTTCTCTTACTCTTCCTCTTCCTCTTTCTCTCGATCTGCGTGCGCGCGGGGACGTGATCTCAACCTCTCAAGCCCTCAATCCCTTGAGAGGAAGAGAAAGAGGAAGAGTAAGAGAAAGATTCGTGAGGAAACCCTGGCGCGGGCGGCAGTGCCTCCCCCCCCACTTCAGTTTTCGCGGAGCGAAAACTGGCTACACCAGGCCGGTTTGGACGGCGTAGTGGGTCAGCTCGGCGTTGTTCGCCATGTGCATCTTTTCGAGGATGCGCATGCGGTAGGTGCTGATCGTTTTCACGCTCAGCCCAAGCTCCTTCGCAATTTGCGTGGGGGTCTTGCCCGAGGCGATGAGCCGCAGGACGAGGAACTCGCGGTCGGAGAGCCGCTCGTGCGGCGGGGTCTGCACGTCCACGGCAAGGTACGAAGCCATCTTCTCCGCGAGCGGCCCGCTGATGTAGCGGCCGCCGGTCATGACCTTCTTCACCGCGCCGACCAGCTGATCGGGCGCGCTTTCCTTGGTCATATACCCGGAGGCACCAATCTTCAGGAGGCGGACGGCGAACTGGTCCTCGGGGTGCATGCTCAGGACGAGGACGGGCAGCTTGGGCTTCGACTTCCGGATCTCCTTGAGCACCTCGAGGCCGCTGCGGCCGGGCATGGTGATGTCGAGGACGACGACGTCCCAATTCTCCTTCCACACGCGCTCGAGCGCCTCGTTGGCGCTGGCGGCCTCGCCGAATTCCGCGCGCGTGAATTCCTCGGCCAGGATCTGTTTCAGACCCTGGCGAACGACGGCGTGGTCATCGGTGATCAGGATGCGCATGGCGGGACCGGCGGCCGGGGAATCAAAGCCGGCCGTTGCGGGCGGGGCGGGGGCCGTTGAGCGGCACGCGCAGGCGCACGATGGTGCCCTTGCCGGGGGTGCCGTGCAGGGTGAGTTCGCCGCCGACGAGCATGGCGCGCTCGCGCATGCCCACGAGGCCGAGCGAACGGGAGCTGGCGATCTCGTCCTCGGAAATGCCGCGGCCGTTGTCGGTGACGGTCATGACCAGGTCGCCATCTTCCTGGTCGAGCCGGACGGTCACGCGGGTGGCCTTGGCGTGGCGGATGATGTTGGTGAGTGTCTCCTGGTAGATGCGAAAGAAGACGGTGGTGAGGTCCTGGTCCCACGTCGTGGTCTCGGCGACGGTCGTGGTGACGAGGCAGGGGATCCCGGTGCGCGACTGGAAATCGTTGGCCTGCCACTCCATCGCGGCGACGAGTCCGAGGCTGTCGAGGATGCCGGGCCGGAGCTCGGTCGCGATGCGGCGGACGGTCTGGATGGTGGAGTCGATGTGGTCGACCATCGTGCGGACCTTCTGCTGCATCGGCTTGCCGTTGGGCCCGAGCTTCGAGGCGAGCCAAGACATGTCGAGTTTGAGGCCGGTGAGGGCCTGGCCGAGCTCGTCGTGGACCTCGCGGGCGATGCGGGTGCGCTCCTCCTCGCGGACGTATTGCAGGTAGGTGGTGAGCGCACGGAGCTGTTCGAGCGAGCGCCGGAGCTTGTCCTCGGCACGCTGGCGTTCGCGGCGCTCGGCGGATTCGCGCAGGGCCCGCTGCACGGCGGGGCCGAGCCGGCCGAGGCGGGTCTTGAGGACGTAGTCGGTCGCGCCGTTCTTGAGCGTCTCGATCGCGACCTCCTCGCCCATGGTGCCGGTCACAAAGATGAACGGCGTGTGGGGCGCGCGCTGCTTGGCGATCTCAAGCGCGGCATAGCCGTCGAAGGCCGGCAGTGCGTAATCGGAGAGGATCATGTCCGGCGCCTGCTGCTCGAGCTGGGCCTCGAAATCCTCGCGGGTCTCCACGCGCACGAGGCTGAACGCGAGGCCGCTCTCGCGGAGAAAATGCTCCACGAGTTCCGCGTGCGGGGCGTTGTCCTCGAGCAGCAGGATACGCAGCTCGCGCGCGGGGGCGGACGGCGCGCTGCGGCCCGGCGCGGGGATGGCGGACTGGAGGAACGGGTGCGGGAGCGGCGGCAGCATGCAGAAAGGCCGGAGAGTGAAAGTGAATCGAACTGCGGAGGACGGAGGGTGGGTGGTAACCAGGAATAAAGGCGGATGGCCAAATTAGCGGGGGGCGGCGACGGCCACGCGGCCGGAGTCGTCGGGCGGCACGTGGTTGATCTCCATCCAGAAACTCTCGAGGTGCCCGAGCACCTCGACGAGGCGGCGAAACTCCACCGGCTTTACCACGTAGGCGTTGGCTCCGAGCTCGTAGCTGGCGCGGATGTCGCGTTCGTCCTGGGAGGACGTGAGCATGACGACGGGGGTGGCGCGGAGCGCGCCATCGTTCTTGACGTGGCGGAGGACCTCGAGGCCGTCGATGCGCGGCATCTTGAGGTCGAGCAGGACGACGGTGGGATTGCCGGGCTCGCGACCCTGGAAGGTCTCGCGTTGGTAGAGAAAGTCGAGGGCTTCGACGCCGTCCCGCACGTGGACGATGCGGGGCGGCTCGGGCTGCTGCCGGAGAACGTGGAGCACGAGCTCGGCGACGCAGGGGTCGTCTTCCGCCAGCAGGATGAATTTTCCCGGGAGGTGCATGGGCTATGCCCCGGGCGCGCGGGGCAGGGCGAAGAAGACGGTGGTGCCGACGGTCGGGGCGCTCTCGGCCCAGATGCGGCCGCCGTGGCGCTGGATGATGCGGCGCGTCTTCGCGAGCCCCATGCCGGCGCCCTCGAACTCGGCCTGCGGGTGGAGTCGCTGGAACACGCCGAAGAGCTTGGCCGCGTACTTCAGGTCGAAGCCGACGCCGTTGTCGCGGACGAAGATGATGTCCTCGACCTCGCCGGGGCGGGAACCGATCTCGATGCGGGCCTCGGCCCGCGGGCGCGTGAACTTGAGGGCGTTCGACATCAGGTGGTGGATGGCCTGGCGGAGGAGGATCGGGTCGCCGAGCACCTCCGGCAGGCTGCCCACGGTCCACACGACCGTTCGATTCTGCAACTGGGCGGCGAGCTCACGCTGCACATCGCTCACCAGCTCACTGATCTGCAGCCGAACCTTGTGCATCTCGGCGCGGCCGATGCGCGACAGGGCGATGAGCTCGGCGATCATGTGTCCCATGTGCTCGGTGGAGCTGCAGATTGTCTCGAGGTGGCGGCGGCTGCGGGCGTCGAGCTGCGGGCCGAGGTCGGACTTCAGCATTTCCACGAAGCCGGCGATGTGGATGAGCGGCGCGCGCAAGTCGTGGGAAATTGAATACGAGAAGGCCTCCATCTCGCCGTAGGCCGCCTGGAGCTCGGCGGTGCGCTCCTGCACCTGATGCTGGAGCGCGGCGTTGAGGCGGCGGATCTCGTCTTCCGCCTCCTTCCGGCGGGTGACGTCGCGCGCGATGCTGGAGTAGCCGGTGAGCCGGCCCTGCTCGTCGCGCAGCGCGGTGATGACGAGGCTGGCCCAGAACGGCGCGCCGGTCTGGCGCAGCAGCGCGTGCTCGTCCTGGTAGCGCCCTTCGGACGTGGCCACGGCGAGCGCCTGGTCGGGTTTTTTGCGGTCGACGTCTTCCTCGGCGTAGAACCGATGGAAGCGTCGGCCGATGATCTCCTGGGCCCGGTAGCCGTGGATGCGCTCGGCGCCGGCGTTCCACGTGGTGACGCGGCCGTGGGTGTCGAGCATGTAGATGGCGTAGTCCTCGACGCCCTCGACGAGCAGGCGGAAGCGCTCCTCGCTCTTGCGCAGGGCCTCCTCGGTGCGGCGGCGCTCGGTGATGTCGCGGATGAAGCTGGTGAACACCCGCTGTTCGCCGGTCACGATGTGGGTGAGGGTGAGCTCGACGGGAAACTCGGCCCCATTGGCGCGGAGGGCCATGAGCTCCATGCGCTGGCCGAGCAGGCGCCCGCGGCCGGTCTGCAGGTAGCGGGCGAGACCCTTGCGGGCGAGTTCGTCGTTCGCCGACGGCGCCATCAGGTCGGAGAACGACCGCCCGAGGGCGAGTTCGCGGCTGTAGCCGAAGGTCTCCCCGGCGGCGGGGTTCCATTCGATGATCTTCGCCTGCGCATCGATCGTCACGATCGCGTCGAGGGCGGATTCCAGGATGGCGGACTTCCGGGCCTCGCTCCGGCGGAGGGCCTCTTCGGCCTGTTTCCGGTCGGTGATGTCGCGCATGAAGGCGGTGTAGAACGGCGGGTCGGTCACCGTGATCTGGGTGAGCGCGAGCTCGATGGGGAACTCCTCCCCACTGGCCCGCCGGGCGAGCGCCTCGAGCGGCCGGCCGAGGACGTTCGCGGCGGCGCCGGAGAGGAGGTCGGCCAGCCCGGGCAGGGGGCGCTGGCGGGCGGGAACGGGGACGATCAGCGTTTCCAGCCGGGTGCCGAGCGCCTGCTCGCGGCGGTAGCCAAAGATCCGTTCCGCGGCGGCGTTCCATTCGCGGACCACGCCGCGGTGGTCGAGGCCGACGATCGCCTCGAGCGAAGTCTCGAGGATGGCGGCCTTGCGCGCCTCGCTCTCGCGGAGGGCGGCGGCGGCGTGACGCTGCAGGGTGAGATCGTGGACGATAAGCTGCAGGGCGGGCTCGTCCTGAAATGTCATGCGGGAGACGCCGAGCTCGACGGTGATCTCGGTGCCGTCGAGCCGGACGAGTGTGTGCTCGTCAAAAGTCGGGGGCTGGGTGGGCTCGGACCACGGCGCGCGGGATTCGCGGGCACCGAGCTCCTGCAGCCGGCTGGCCAGCGGCGGTCGGGACTCCCTGGGCAGGAAGGCCAGCAGATCGCGACCGAGGAGCTGCTCGGGCTCCTGGGCGCCGAGCAGCCGGCGGGCGGCGGGATTGGCGAACGCGATCTGGCCCTCGCGCAGGACCATGATCGCGTCGGGGCTGAGCTCGACGAGCCGGCGGTAGCGCTCCTCGCTCCGGCGCAGCGCCTCGTCGGCGCGGCGACGCTCGGTGACATCGCGGATCACCTGGGTGAAACCGCGCAGCCGCCCGGATTCATCGCGCAGCGCGCGCAGGTCGACGTGGGCCCAGAAGGCGGCGTCACCCTTGCGCAACCGCCAGTTTTCCTCCCGGAAGGCGCCCTCCGCGGCGGCGGTCTTCAGATCGGCGGCGGGTTTGCCGGCCTCGCGTTCGGCCGGGCGGTAGAAACGGTCGAGCGGCTGGCCCAGCACCTCGCCGGCATGGTAGCCGAGGACCTGTTCGGCGCCGGCGTTCCAGCTCGAGACGCGCCCTTCCGGATCGAGCATGCAAATGGCGTAGTCCTTCACCCCGCTGACGAGCAGGCGGAAACGTTCCTCGCTCGCGCGCAGGTCCTTTTCGGCGGCGCGGCGCCGGCCCCGCTCGTCGGCGAGGCGCAGGGCGCGTTCGACGGCGGGCACGAGGTTGGTGAGATGGCTTTTGAGGACGTAGTCGGTGGCGCCGCCACGCAGGGACTCGATCGCGAGCTCCTCGCCCATGGAGCCGGTGACAAAAATGAAGGGGACGTCGGGACAGCGATGACGGGCCAGGGAGAGGGCGGCGAAGCCGTCGAATGTCGGCAGGCCGTGATCGGAGAGAATGATGTCGGGCGGGGCGGTTTCGAGTTCCCGGGTGAACTCCTCCCGGGTTTCGACGCGTTTCACCTGAAACGGAATGCCGGCCTGACGCAGCTCATGGTCAATGAGGGTTACGTCGGCGGGAACATCTTCGAGCACGAGGATGCGCAGTTCCTTCTTCACGTAGGTAAGGGGGGCGGCTTTCGCGGTGGAATTGACGCGACGGGGCCCAGTGTAGGGGGGAATCAGCGACACCGATGGTGGGTTTACACCTGAATCGGAGGCGGCTCTGCACCCAACTGCCGCACGGTGGGGAGTATCGGAAATCGGGGGCCGGACATCCTACTCTTCTCTTCCTCTCGTTCTCTGTCTCCCCAGCTTTCGCTCGCGAAAACTGAAGTGGGGAGGGACGGCACCGATGGTGCCGCTAACGCTAGAGGCGGAACCGCATCTGGTTGGGTCCTCGCGTCGGGGAGGCGATAACACGCCAAATCTGGCGCGTTACGTGAGATAACACGCCAGATTTGGCGTGTTATCTCGGTTTGGGGGCGGCGGGGCGGGGGCAGGGGATGGGCGACGTCTGTGATTCTTCGCCATCGTTCTCATTCTCTTTCTCGTTCTCGTTCTCTCGGCGGCGCCGCCGCCGCCGAAAGCATGGATGCGCACGGATGCGGACGGAGACGGATTTCGAGAACGAGAAAGAGAACGAGAAAGAGAAAGAGCCCTGGGATGGGCAGGGAGCCAGAGTGGGAGAAACCCGCAGCGGGGGTGGGGCTCAGACCCACTACAGGGCGCCGCCACCGGCTCGTATCCTCCGCCGCAATGGTCCAAGACACGACAGTCGATCCCGGCTGCGGTGGTGGCGTGTATCCGCTCTCGCCCATGCAGCAAGGGATGCTCTTCCACCGGCTGGAGTCCGGGATTGGTGGCGTGGATGTCGAACAGGTGGTGTGCGAATGTCGCCACGAAATCAGCGCGCCCGAGTTCGAACAGGCCTGGGAGCTGGTGGTGCGCCGACACGACTGCCTGCGCACCACGTTCGGCTGGCGGGCAGGCGACGAGCCGAGGCAGTGGGTGCTGCCGCCGGAGATGGTCCGGCTGCCGCTGCGCGTGCTGCATTTCGAGCGCGATGAGGATGTCACCCGCCTGCTCGAATCTTTCCTGGCGGCGGATCGCCGCAGCGGCTTCGCGCGGCTGGAGGCGCCGCTTGCGCGGGTGACGCTGTTTCAGACGGCGGAGAATCACGCTTGGTTCGTGTTTACGTATCACCACCTCGTGCTCGACGCGCGCGGGATGCATACGCTTTTCCAGGACGTGCTCGACGCGCACGACGCGCTGGGGCGCGGCGCCTCGGTGACGCTGAAGCCGGTGCGCCCGTACCGGGAGTACATCACGTGGCTGCAGACGCTCGACCTGCACCGGGCAGAGGCGTTCTGGCGCGCGCAACTGCAGGACCTGCGCGGCGCGACGGTGCTGCCGCTGGCGAGTCCGGCGGGCGTGGCGCCGGCCGACGACATCCCGGGCGAACTTGGCCTGCGCTTCGGGCCGGAGGAGACGCGGCGGTTGCGCGAGGCGGCCGGACGACATGGCGTTACCTTGAACACCCTGCTGCAGGGCGCGTGGGCGCTGGTCCTGAGCCGCTGCACCGGCGAGGACGACGT
The Opitutus sp. ER46 DNA segment above includes these coding regions:
- a CDS encoding PAS domain S-box protein translates to MSLIPPYTGPRRVNSTAKAAPLTYVKKELRILVLEDVPADVTLIDHELRQAGIPFQVKRVETREEFTRELETAPPDIILSDHGLPTFDGFAALSLARHRCPDVPFIFVTGSMGEELAIESLRGGATDYVLKSHLTNLVPAVERALRLADERGRRRAAEKDLRASEERFRLLVSGVKDYAICMLDPEGRVSSWNAGAEQVLGYHAGEVLGQPLDRFYRPAEREAGKPAADLKTAAAEGAFREENWRLRKGDAAFWAHVDLRALRDESGRLRGFTQVIRDVTERRRADEALRRSEERYRRLVELSPDAIMVLREGQIAFANPAARRLLGAQEPEQLLGRDLLAFLPRESRPPLASRLQELGARESRAPWSEPTQPPTFDEHTLVRLDGTEITVELGVSRMTFQDEPALQLIVHDLTLQRHAAAALRESEARKAAILETSLEAIVGLDHRGVVREWNAAAERIFGYRREQALGTRLETLIVPVPARQRPLPGLADLLSGAAANVLGRPLEALARRASGEEFPIELALTQITVTDPPFYTAFMRDITDRKQAEEALRRSEARKSAILESALDAIVTIDAQAKIIEWNPAAGETFGYSRELALGRSFSDLMAPSANDELARKGLARYLQTGRGRLLGQRMELMALRANGAEFPVELTLTHIVTGEQRVFTSFIRDITERRRTEEALRKSEERFRLLVEGVEDYAIYMLDTHGRVTTWNAGAERIHGYRAQEIIGRRFHRFYAEEDVDRKKPDQALAVATSEGRYQDEHALLRQTGAPFWASLVITALRDEQGRLTGYSSIARDVTRRKEAEDEIRRLNAALQHQVQERTAELQAAYGEMEAFSYSISHDLRAPLIHIAGFVEMLKSDLGPQLDARSRRHLETICSSTEHMGHMIAELIALSRIGRAEMHKVRLQISELVSDVQRELAAQLQNRTVVWTVGSLPEVLGDPILLRQAIHHLMSNALKFTRPRAEARIEIGSRPGEVEDIIFVRDNGVGFDLKYAAKLFGVFQRLHPQAEFEGAGMGLAKTRRIIQRHGGRIWAESAPTVGTTVFFALPRAPGA
- a CDS encoding ATP-binding protein, whose product is MLPPLPHPFLQSAIPAPGRSAPSAPARELRILLLEDNAPHAELVEHFLRESGLAFSLVRVETREDFEAQLEQQAPDMILSDYALPAFDGYAALEIAKQRAPHTPFIFVTGTMGEEVAIETLKNGATDYVLKTRLGRLGPAVQRALRESAERRERQRAEDKLRRSLEQLRALTTYLQYVREEERTRIAREVHDELGQALTGLKLDMSWLASKLGPNGKPMQQKVRTMVDHIDSTIQTVRRIATELRPGILDSLGLVAAMEWQANDFQSRTGIPCLVTTTVAETTTWDQDLTTVFFRIYQETLTNIIRHAKATRVTVRLDQEDGDLVMTVTDNGRGISEDEIASSRSLGLVGMRERAMLVGGELTLHGTPGKGTIVRLRVPLNGPRPARNGRL
- a CDS encoding response regulator transcription factor, with product MRILITDDHAVVRQGLKQILAEEFTRAEFGEAASANEALERVWKENWDVVVLDITMPGRSGLEVLKEIRKSKPKLPVLVLSMHPEDQFAVRLLKIGASGYMTKESAPDQLVGAVKKVMTGGRYISGPLAEKMASYLAVDVQTPPHERLSDREFLVLRLIASGKTPTQIAKELGLSVKTISTYRMRILEKMHMANNAELTHYAVQTGLV
- a CDS encoding response regulator, encoding MHLPGKFILLAEDDPCVAELVLHVLRQQPEPPRIVHVRDGVEALDFLYQRETFQGREPGNPTVVLLDLKMPRIDGLEVLRHVKNDGALRATPVVMLTSSQDERDIRASYELGANAYVVKPVEFRRLVEVLGHLESFWMEINHVPPDDSGRVAVAAPR
- a CDS encoding polysaccharide biosynthesis/export family protein, whose translation is MNLGHDENSPQHDQPGARSSGFHRSGPAGRPSLEPEEPGLFAEEARGRGLKVDAPSLLRPALKRWPTLFFATILGCGVGFGIGSWLWQMTFSSSVQMVKYDPPVANDAFRPRPVDVPTLISRLEDPAFLRRVGQQLNPKLTSAEVLAHMRVVPERNTGVMNVTATGTDAGATTNLANAFAREVVRFTQELQAQEAAEAAGYVSKDLAEAEAQLAAAQKNMPRLADGAERLSPGGLTAAERGSEKVQAARDELAKLLTRYTDAHPLVKQQRATIAALEAESATGVSAATANRLPSAAAPGRVVSRDEFEIALFRVRQVESMRMQLMYRHQQIDLFKANPPGAFRITVPASGDTLSVQRPWLKIAALAAFCGMLGLALAAAEVLVREFVDGRLKTREDVTRVTGLPVLAALGDLRKMSLAAREDWAFRTWIALQDRLAFSPNHGLICGITSSRPGDGRSTWVGLLAGAARKCGFRVLTIATKPTADATVSAQERAEAASAEAEAHAAATHSAEINGHAVNGAAAATATATATATATAATAPRMENTGRNLGAILPRGGEMDTLRGVSADSEFTAMTASALFTPAQVTEKLMGPESDPLVHIPLPGWTWNLERRKQWQGALNVWRKIENVVILVELPPSSVPESVLLASNLPNILWLVESGKSEAAETRGQLETLRHARCNIVGAVINRAMSTFTQGRLARWMAGFAVLAAVGLSTPQLVAQTTNAAATPAPAAAVDPAAAGSFSVVSPAQRAEWQRRLTLGPGDVLTLSLFGDPELTLEEVPIGPDGRISYLEATDIVAAALTVDELRDRLSKALGEFRREPQVIVVPVAYKSKKYYVLGKVTERGVFTLDRPTTLLEAVARAQGMETGMSSERTLVELADLTRSFVARGGRKLPVDFERLFGQGDLSQNIALEPDDYIYFPAAQVKEVYVLGAVERPGAYAFTAAPGTLGAIAARGGFADKAWRTRVLVIRGSLQRPETFVVNANTVLTGGAADVRLQPHDIVYVSKRPWSRAEELLDEAATAFVTSAVVTWTGIHVSAELHD